Proteins found in one Sporosarcina sp. FSL K6-3457 genomic segment:
- a CDS encoding NifU family protein, whose product MTDTMLTEPVQEVLDKLRPFLLRDGGDCELVDIEDGIVKLRLLGACGTCPSSTITLKAGIERALLEEVPGVVEVEQVF is encoded by the coding sequence ATGACAGATACAATGTTGACTGAACCGGTACAAGAAGTATTAGATAAATTACGCCCATTCCTATTGCGTGATGGAGGCGACTGTGAATTGGTTGATATTGAGGACGGCATCGTAAAACTTCGCCTACTCGGCGCTTGCGGAACATGCCCAAGCTCAACAATCACATTAAAAGCAGGTATTGAACGTGCGCTTCTTGAAGAAGTGCCAGGTGTTGTCGAAGTGGAACAAGTATTCTAA
- a CDS encoding DUF2225 domain-containing protein: MEITPYYDKKIACINCKQNFTTTKVRSRFVRVTSHESDFKPVYSDPDIKPLLYNVAVCPHCGFSFTDEFAPYFAPGTKDEIFKKITTQWNGRSFGAERDIDEAIETYKLAYLSAMLKKEKALSIAGLTLRIAWLYRDKGQQEEEQRFMKIARDLYINSYSEGDYTGTQMSESRVLYIIAELSWKIEDKEEAIRNFSRVIEGQRTSTEPQIIKMAKDRWQEIREMQ, translated from the coding sequence ATGGAGATTACTCCCTACTACGATAAAAAAATAGCATGCATCAATTGCAAACAAAATTTTACCACGACAAAAGTCCGTTCCAGATTTGTTCGAGTCACCTCCCACGAAAGCGATTTTAAACCTGTCTACTCAGACCCTGATATTAAACCACTCCTTTATAATGTTGCAGTCTGTCCTCATTGTGGCTTCTCATTCACAGATGAATTTGCACCCTATTTCGCTCCTGGCACAAAAGATGAAATATTCAAGAAAATCACAACGCAATGGAATGGTCGTTCTTTCGGAGCAGAACGCGATATCGATGAAGCCATTGAAACGTATAAGCTTGCTTATCTAAGCGCTATGTTAAAAAAAGAAAAAGCACTATCAATTGCGGGACTCACTCTGCGCATTGCTTGGTTATACCGCGACAAAGGTCAACAGGAAGAAGAACAACGTTTTATGAAAATCGCTAGGGATTTATATATTAATTCATATTCTGAAGGTGATTACACAGGCACTCAAATGTCTGAATCGAGAGTCCTTTATATCATTGCGGAACTATCTTGGAAAATCGAAGATAAGGAAGAAGCTATCCGCAACTTCTCGCGCGTGATTGAAGGCCAGCGTACCTCAACTGAACCACAAATTATTAAAATGGCCAAAGATCGTTGGCAGGAAATTCGTGAAATGCAATAA
- a CDS encoding HesB/IscA family protein, whose protein sequence is MAQVVEVTEAAAFHVKEMMRHNGEEGSFLRVAVNGGGCSGLTYGMGFETEKSEEDQLLEQHGLQILVSSEDAGILNGTQVDYKESLMGGGFTINNPNAIASCGCGTSFRTAKKAGTPADC, encoded by the coding sequence ATGGCACAAGTTGTTGAAGTTACCGAGGCAGCGGCATTTCATGTGAAAGAAATGATGCGCCATAATGGAGAAGAAGGTTCATTCTTACGTGTTGCTGTCAATGGCGGAGGCTGCAGTGGATTGACATACGGAATGGGTTTCGAAACTGAAAAGTCAGAGGAAGATCAGCTGTTAGAGCAGCATGGTTTGCAAATTCTTGTTTCAAGCGAAGATGCCGGTATTCTTAACGGCACACAAGTTGATTATAAAGAGTCCCTCATGGGGGGCGGATTTACGATAAATAATCCCAATGCGATTGCTTCGTGTGGGTGTGGAACTTCATTTAGAACAGCGAAGAAAGCTGGGACTCCAGCTGATTGCTGA